The proteins below come from a single Fastidiosipila sanguinis genomic window:
- a CDS encoding PHP domain-containing protein gives MRNKIYSLSRKAEVLKMSPEQLQELNQAGLEYMWEAMINGNTDLHTHSNVSDGKDSPAQLVQEVIKRDLDTFSLTDHDTIEGFKIISILYDKLNLVGMDLPDFIPGLEMNAEFEGQDIQILAYFPFGTFYLMEDSVKERQARRNERNAKIMQKIDESGLIISADELKNMGGGVIGRVHIANLIMRKGYVDSINEAFRLYLDKGQAFYVEKELISIEETLKSIRDAGGIPVLSHPARYENWLHGDNVISKDELFAKVERLKNMGLQGIEVMHLATSFADSREFAHIGTELGLLPIAGSDYHGSHKANVPLRTQKDDPRKFLSLFYKEFRVSRL, from the coding sequence ATTCTTTATCGAGAAAAGCTGAAGTCTTGAAAATGAGTCCAGAGCAGTTGCAGGAACTTAATCAAGCTGGCCTAGAGTATATGTGGGAAGCTATGATAAATGGGAATACAGATTTACATACACATAGTAATGTATCCGATGGTAAGGACTCACCGGCACAACTAGTGCAAGAGGTAATTAAACGTGACCTAGATACATTCTCCTTGACCGACCACGATACTATAGAAGGTTTCAAGATTATCAGCATTCTTTATGACAAATTAAACCTAGTTGGGATGGATTTACCTGATTTCATTCCTGGATTAGAGATGAATGCGGAGTTCGAGGGACAAGATATTCAGATCCTCGCATATTTCCCTTTTGGAACATTTTATTTAATGGAAGATAGCGTGAAAGAGAGGCAAGCCCGTCGTAATGAGCGTAATGCTAAGATTATGCAAAAGATCGATGAAAGTGGCTTAATAATTTCTGCAGATGAGTTAAAAAATATGGGCGGAGGCGTTATTGGTAGAGTTCACATTGCTAACTTAATAATGCGCAAAGGCTACGTTGACTCAATAAACGAGGCATTCAGATTATATTTAGATAAAGGTCAAGCTTTTTACGTTGAAAAAGAGTTAATTTCTATAGAAGAGACACTAAAATCAATAAGAGATGCAGGTGGTATTCCTGTACTTTCCCATCCCGCAAGATATGAGAACTGGTTGCACGGTGATAATGTGATAAGCAAAGATGAATTATTTGCCAAAGTCGAGCGACTCAAGAATATGGGATTACAAGGAATTGAAGTAATGCATCTTGCGACTAGTTTTGCCGATTCTCGTGAATTTGCTCATATAGGCACTGAATTGGGATTGTTACCAATAGCTGGATCTGATTATCACGGTAGTCATAAAGCTAACGTGCCATTGAGAACACAGAAAGATGATCCACGCAAGTTTTTGAGCTTGTTCTACAAAGAGTTCAGAGTATCACGTTTGTAA
- the pstC gene encoding phosphate ABC transporter permease subunit PstC — protein MASPNIDLSQEANPNSNKRRKINDRIWRGIFIASGIISALMIVIIIIFVSAKGVSPFLPNYENAKQSVGKFLTGMSWRPDIGEGIYGVAFIMVNTLVSALIAAAISFPIAVLTALFIVKIAPKRLREPMQIVVELLAAIPSVVYGVFAASKITTLVESVAGFFGVSTFGGKSLMSVSLLLAIMIFPTITSMSINAISAVDKNLELGSLALGASRTQTNFKVVLTSAKSGIFAGLVLGLGRAFGEATAVSMVAGNSQIGINLNPFAPTRTLTSTMLSGLKETTGVDYDIRFSVGIVLMIIILVTNLLIQIMKRKIGGGTNA, from the coding sequence ATGGCCAGCCCAAATATTGATTTGAGCCAGGAAGCTAATCCTAATTCCAACAAAAGACGTAAGATAAATGATAGGATTTGGAGAGGTATTTTTATCGCCAGTGGTATTATCTCCGCTCTCATGATAGTTATTATTATTATCTTTGTTTCTGCAAAAGGAGTAAGCCCTTTTTTACCAAATTATGAGAATGCTAAACAAAGCGTAGGTAAGTTCCTGACTGGAATGAGTTGGAGACCAGATATTGGAGAAGGTATTTATGGCGTTGCTTTTATTATGGTAAATACCTTGGTGTCAGCTTTAATAGCGGCAGCAATATCTTTCCCAATAGCAGTTTTAACCGCTTTATTTATTGTTAAAATCGCACCAAAGAGATTACGTGAACCAATGCAAATTGTTGTTGAGCTTTTAGCGGCTATACCTTCTGTTGTATATGGTGTTTTTGCGGCTAGCAAGATAACTACTCTTGTTGAATCTGTAGCAGGATTTTTTGGAGTTTCTACTTTTGGTGGTAAGTCTCTAATGTCAGTTTCTCTGTTACTAGCGATAATGATTTTCCCAACGATAACCTCAATGTCAATTAATGCAATTTCTGCAGTAGATAAGAACTTAGAATTAGGTTCATTAGCATTGGGTGCTTCAAGAACTCAGACAAATTTCAAAGTTGTACTAACCTCTGCCAAATCAGGTATTTTCGCAGGACTAGTTCTAGGACTAGGTAGAGCTTTTGGTGAAGCTACAGCGGTATCCATGGTAGCTGGTAACTCTCAGATAGGTATTAATTTGAATCCGTTTGCGCCGACAAGGACACTAACTTCCACAATGCTATCAGGTCTAAAAGAAACTACAGGTGTTGACTACGATATAAGGTTCTCAGTTGGTATTGTTTTGATGATTATTATTTTAGTAACTAACTTATTAATCCAAATTATGAAACGCAAAATTGGAGGTGGTACAAATGCCTAA
- the phoU gene encoding phosphate signaling complex protein PhoU, whose protein sequence is MRSAFDREMLKLLNDVNSMGARVDSVIRDTHTALKNLDFLLAQQIYESDHEVDDMEITIEREAISVIALQQPVASDLRKITATLKMVTDIERIGDQCADICEIMNSNPNFHQFDCPEKVLLALEKAREMFSSAMEAFMQRDMELAKEVILSDDIVDNYFNEIVQDMTNIIIDVANNNSNNSALAVDYLFIGKYIERIGDHATNIAEWALYEITGDNKYLIDSDEYEDEDEDDEE, encoded by the coding sequence ATGAGATCAGCTTTTGATAGAGAAATGCTTAAGTTGCTAAACGATGTTAACAGCATGGGAGCTAGAGTAGATAGTGTAATAAGAGATACACATACAGCATTGAAAAACCTGGATTTCTTGTTAGCACAGCAAATTTATGAGAGCGACCATGAAGTTGATGATATGGAAATTACAATTGAGAGAGAAGCTATTTCTGTAATTGCTTTACAACAACCAGTTGCGTCTGATTTGCGTAAGATAACTGCTACCTTGAAGATGGTTACAGATATTGAGCGAATTGGTGATCAGTGTGCTGATATTTGTGAAATAATGAATTCCAATCCTAACTTCCATCAATTCGATTGTCCGGAGAAAGTTCTTTTAGCCCTAGAAAAAGCAAGAGAAATGTTTAGTTCAGCTATGGAAGCTTTCATGCAGAGAGATATGGAATTGGCCAAAGAAGTAATCCTCTCTGATGATATCGTTGACAATTACTTTAATGAGATTGTTCAAGATATGACCAATATTATTATTGATGTTGCTAACAACAATAGCAACAATAGTGCCTTGGCAGTTGATTATTTATTCATTGGAAAATACATCGAGAGAATCGGTGATCATGCTACAAATATTGCTGAATGGGCTTTGTATGAAATAACTGGTGATAATAAATATTTGATTGACTCAGATGAATACGAAGACGAAGATGAGGATGATGAGGAGTAA
- a CDS encoding substrate-binding domain-containing protein, with protein MKKFVKSLSLVLVSSLILAGCSTGNTETEKTTDANKVEQTTEADTKDTTESSKEEASEGAMGEIHVYSRDESSGTRGAFQEIIGYGDTEKGQDVLTDKAVIEDSNGALAKAVGSDASSIGFVSLTTDFEANNIKGLAYEGVEPTNETVLDNSYALKRPFNLVSRAAGDFADEKTEALVDAFVDFLQNSVEGRDAVASAGGIVDVDGGTKWDELKTKHPIVDEDNSALVIRTGGSTSVEKALQAALEAFVPLAGNFQFVSAHTGSSDGYKRVLGEEKDGANAADLGFASREFKDSEKVADGKHSGAFAQDAVVVAVASSNPISNLTQEQVRDIFTGKITTWEELAK; from the coding sequence ATGAAGAAATTTGTAAAAAGTTTAAGCTTAGTTTTAGTAAGCTCACTAATCTTAGCAGGTTGTAGCACAGGAAATACAGAAACAGAAAAAACAACAGATGCTAATAAAGTAGAACAAACAACAGAAGCTGATACAAAAGACACAACAGAATCATCAAAAGAAGAAGCTAGCGAAGGTGCTATGGGTGAAATTCACGTATATAGCCGTGATGAATCATCAGGTACACGTGGTGCATTCCAAGAAATTATAGGCTACGGTGATACAGAAAAAGGTCAAGATGTTTTAACAGACAAAGCTGTTATCGAAGATAGTAACGGTGCTTTGGCTAAAGCTGTAGGTAGTGACGCAAGTAGTATTGGTTTCGTTTCTTTGACAACAGACTTCGAAGCTAACAATATTAAAGGTCTAGCATATGAAGGTGTTGAACCAACAAATGAAACAGTTCTAGATAACTCATACGCATTGAAACGTCCATTCAACCTAGTTTCACGTGCAGCAGGTGACTTCGCAGACGAGAAGACAGAAGCTCTAGTAGATGCTTTCGTAGACTTCCTACAAAACTCAGTAGAAGGTAGAGATGCAGTTGCTTCAGCTGGTGGTATTGTTGACGTAGATGGTGGTACAAAATGGGATGAACTCAAAACAAAACACCCAATCGTAGACGAAGATAACAGTGCTTTGGTAATTCGTACAGGTGGTTCTACATCAGTAGAAAAAGCATTACAAGCAGCATTAGAAGCTTTCGTTCCTCTAGCAGGTAACTTCCAATTCGTTAGTGCACATACAGGTTCAAGTGATGGTTACAAACGTGTATTGGGAGAAGAAAAAGATGGTGCAAACGCAGCTGACTTAGGTTTCGCTTCACGTGAATTCAAAGACAGTGAGAAAGTTGCAGACGGTAAACATTCAGGTGCATTCGCACAAGACGCAGTTGTTGTAGCAGTAGCAAGTTCAAACCCAATTTCTAACTTAACACAAGAACAAGTACGTGACATTTTCACAGGTAAAATTACTACTTGGGAAGAATTAGCAAAATAA
- a CDS encoding glycosyltransferase family 2 protein, with protein MKLSLLIPFYNEEEQVKVTLNTVIPIMESLDCVFEILVIDDGSKDKTWEIISQAAQADPRIHALRFSRNFGKEAAICAGLENALGDAVILMDGDLQHPPQYIPEMVRLWQSGYDVVEGVKSSRGNESKVKNFFANSFYKSFQKVSGVDLNNASDFKLLDRKVVDAWNKLDEHNTFFRGLSSWLGFNRTEFEFAVEERMHGESKWTWSKLWRLAINAVTSFSTVLLSLITWMGVLFMTLAVVIGVITLVRFFTGDAADGFTTVILLLLIIGGAVMMSLGLISTYIAKIYDEVKGRPRYITMEELNTTYLIAEDEKYDAVCNESVNSSNFENFSNSGYKSADKL; from the coding sequence ATGAAATTATCATTGCTTATACCTTTTTACAACGAAGAAGAACAGGTGAAAGTTACGTTAAATACTGTTATACCAATCATGGAATCATTAGATTGTGTCTTCGAGATATTAGTAATTGATGATGGCTCCAAGGACAAAACCTGGGAGATAATTTCTCAAGCTGCTCAAGCAGATCCTAGAATCCATGCCTTACGTTTTAGTAGAAACTTCGGTAAAGAAGCAGCTATATGTGCAGGTCTAGAAAATGCTCTAGGAGATGCCGTTATTCTAATGGACGGTGATCTGCAACATCCTCCTCAATATATCCCAGAGATGGTAAGACTATGGCAATCTGGATATGATGTAGTTGAAGGTGTTAAATCTTCTCGTGGAAACGAAAGCAAAGTTAAAAATTTCTTCGCTAATAGTTTCTATAAGAGCTTCCAGAAAGTAAGTGGTGTTGATCTTAATAATGCTTCAGATTTCAAACTCTTGGACAGGAAAGTCGTTGATGCCTGGAATAAACTTGATGAGCACAATACTTTTTTCCGTGGATTAAGTTCTTGGCTAGGGTTCAATCGAACTGAATTTGAGTTCGCTGTTGAAGAAAGAATGCATGGAGAAAGCAAGTGGACCTGGTCTAAACTTTGGAGATTGGCAATAAATGCTGTTACTTCTTTTTCAACTGTGCTCCTATCACTTATAACCTGGATGGGTGTTCTCTTTATGACCTTGGCAGTTGTAATCGGCGTTATAACCCTAGTTCGCTTCTTTACAGGTGACGCAGCTGATGGGTTTACTACTGTTATTTTGCTTTTATTAATTATTGGTGGTGCTGTGATGATGTCATTGGGTTTGATCAGTACTTATATTGCTAAAATTTATGATGAGGTAAAAGGCAGACCTCGCTACATTACCATGGAAGAGTTGAACACTACATATCTTATTGCAGAAGATGAGAAATATGATGCTGTCTGCAATGAAAGTGTAAATTCTAGTAATTTTGAAAATTTTAGTAACTCTGGATATAAATCTGCCGATAAACTATAG
- the pstB gene encoding phosphate ABC transporter ATP-binding protein PstB yields the protein MNNEENKNNVMFKIEDLDLYYGDFQALKGITMDIPANKVTAFIGPSGCGKSTLLRCFNRMNDLIEDCRIDGKILLNGDRDIYNDKMDVVKLRTEIGMVFQHPNPFPMSIYDNVVYGLRVQGIKDKELLDYVVESSLTKAALWDEVKDDLGKNAHKLSGGQQQRLCIARAIALQPSVILMDEPTSALDPIATGKIEELMETLKEDYTIVIVTHSMSQAARISDRTAFFYLGNLIEYDETVTIFNNPSKPQTEAYITGRFG from the coding sequence ATGAATAATGAGGAAAACAAAAATAATGTTATGTTTAAGATCGAAGATCTAGACTTATATTATGGTGACTTCCAGGCTTTGAAAGGTATCACAATGGATATCCCAGCAAACAAAGTTACAGCATTTATTGGGCCATCAGGTTGTGGTAAATCTACTTTGTTGCGTTGTTTTAACCGAATGAATGACTTGATTGAAGATTGTAGAATAGATGGGAAAATTTTATTAAACGGTGATCGTGATATTTATAACGATAAGATGGATGTTGTTAAGCTAAGAACTGAGATTGGTATGGTATTCCAACATCCAAACCCATTCCCTATGAGTATTTACGATAATGTTGTTTATGGATTGAGAGTTCAAGGTATTAAGGACAAAGAATTATTAGATTATGTAGTAGAGTCATCACTTACTAAGGCGGCTCTATGGGACGAGGTCAAAGATGATTTGGGCAAAAATGCTCATAAACTCTCTGGTGGACAGCAACAAAGACTTTGTATTGCAAGAGCTATAGCTTTGCAACCTTCTGTAATTCTTATGGATGAACCTACATCCGCACTTGACCCAATTGCGACAGGTAAAATTGAAGAGTTAATGGAAACTTTAAAAGAGGATTATACTATAGTTATTGTTACTCACTCCATGAGTCAGGCAGCACGTATAAGCGACAGAACTGCTTTCTTCTATTTGGGTAATTTAATAGAATATGATGAGACAGTAACAATATTTAATAATCCAAGCAAACCACAAACTGAGGCCTATATCACTGGTCGTTTCGGTTAA
- the pstA gene encoding phosphate ABC transporter permease PstA produces MPNDVLDSKLNARLKENRGMSRKRRIQDGSKNIFTYLSALLAVFVLGSVVFYIFSNGWKNLSWDLIMSDYWNVPYNVEFQENKAGNFSVPSDLAEDEFFSTNFGIGLKNGRNPSGEKIVELTHIDGASAFHHTISKTAGASKGQNVSVDKGSDIKSLYYVNAEGESKYVGVRDAKTTIEKLDNDAVAMESVAFNSPGGGIRGSIVATLMLILITLLIALPIGVFAAIYLHEIAYDTPSTRAIRSAVEMLNGVPSIIYGLMGMTVLFPITQVLGASTPNVLLGGLTMSIVLLPVVIRQTEEALITVPDSLRMGSLALGATKTQTIFRVVLPNALPGILSAALLSVSRVIGESAALIYTMGTAVSDNPTWTGSGTSLALQIWSVMSGEQPNFALASAISILILVVVLALNITVRVISKQLNKRWA; encoded by the coding sequence ATGCCTAATGATGTATTAGACTCCAAATTAAATGCAAGACTCAAAGAAAATCGTGGCATGAGCCGTAAGCGTAGAATCCAAGATGGAAGTAAAAATATTTTCACCTATTTATCAGCACTTCTAGCTGTATTTGTTTTGGGTTCTGTCGTCTTTTATATTTTCTCTAATGGTTGGAAAAACTTATCCTGGGACCTAATTATGAGTGACTATTGGAATGTCCCTTATAATGTTGAATTTCAAGAAAACAAAGCAGGCAATTTCTCTGTACCAAGTGACTTAGCAGAAGATGAATTTTTCTCTACTAATTTTGGTATAGGTCTTAAAAATGGTCGTAACCCTTCTGGTGAAAAAATAGTTGAATTAACTCACATAGATGGTGCATCTGCTTTCCATCATACTATTTCTAAGACAGCAGGAGCCAGCAAAGGACAAAACGTAAGTGTAGACAAGGGTAGTGATATCAAGTCGTTGTATTACGTAAATGCTGAAGGTGAATCTAAGTATGTTGGTGTAAGAGATGCCAAGACTACTATTGAAAAACTAGATAATGATGCAGTTGCTATGGAATCCGTTGCCTTTAACTCACCTGGTGGTGGTATTAGGGGTTCTATTGTAGCCACTCTAATGCTTATACTTATTACTTTATTAATAGCCTTACCTATAGGTGTTTTTGCCGCAATCTACTTGCATGAAATCGCTTATGATACTCCAAGCACTCGTGCAATTAGGTCTGCAGTTGAGATGTTAAATGGTGTCCCAAGTATTATCTATGGTTTGATGGGTATGACAGTTTTGTTCCCAATTACACAAGTCTTAGGAGCTTCAACACCTAACGTACTTTTGGGTGGATTAACAATGTCAATAGTGCTTTTGCCAGTTGTTATTCGTCAGACAGAAGAGGCCTTGATTACAGTACCGGACTCACTAAGAATGGGATCCTTAGCGCTTGGTGCGACTAAGACTCAGACAATATTTAGAGTAGTTTTGCCTAATGCTTTGCCAGGTATTTTATCCGCAGCATTACTATCTGTTTCTAGAGTTATAGGTGAATCTGCAGCTCTGATTTACACCATGGGTACAGCAGTTAGCGACAATCCTACTTGGACAGGTAGTGGTACAAGTTTAGCCTTACAGATATGGTCAGTTATGAGTGGCGAACAGCCAAACTTCGCTTTAGCATCAGCCATCTCAATATTGATATTAGTTGTGGTATTAGCCTTGAACATCACTGTCAGAGTAATTAGTAAGCAGTTGAATAAGCGTTGGGCTTAA
- a CDS encoding response regulator transcription factor yields MPLIYIVDDEANIRRLASLALEEQGMEVRSYENGEQLLGALDRSIPDCILLDWMMPGLDGIQLLHRIRNNDKFKNIPLIMLTAKSEEMDVVMALELGADDYISKPFGIKELPARVRAVLRRQNRASEDTQDRKLSASGITIDPKRHSVVKNGVNIDLTAREFDLLYVLMESPGRVFTRDTLLNQVWDTEYFGDTRTVDVHIRYLRQKIENDDANPVYIKTIRGVGYSFADSEE; encoded by the coding sequence ATGCCTTTGATTTATATTGTAGATGATGAAGCTAATATTAGAAGATTGGCTAGTCTAGCATTAGAAGAGCAGGGTATGGAAGTTAGAAGCTACGAAAATGGGGAACAGCTTCTTGGGGCATTAGATAGAAGTATCCCTGATTGTATTCTGCTAGACTGGATGATGCCAGGATTAGATGGAATTCAGTTGCTACATAGAATTAGGAATAATGATAAATTTAAAAATATTCCCTTGATAATGCTAACTGCTAAGTCTGAAGAAATGGATGTAGTAATGGCGCTAGAGTTAGGAGCCGATGATTATATCAGTAAACCTTTTGGTATCAAAGAATTACCAGCTAGAGTCAGAGCAGTCCTCAGAAGACAAAATAGAGCTTCAGAAGATACACAAGATAGGAAATTAAGTGCTTCTGGTATTACAATAGATCCAAAACGTCATAGTGTCGTAAAAAATGGTGTAAATATAGATCTAACAGCAAGAGAGTTTGATCTGCTCTATGTATTAATGGAATCTCCTGGCAGAGTGTTCACACGTGATACCTTGCTTAATCAGGTCTGGGATACAGAATACTTTGGTGACACTAGAACGGTAGATGTACATATTAGGTATTTACGTCAGAAGATAGAAAACGATGATGCAAATCCAGTGTACATAAAAACTATAAGAGGTGTAGGATACAGTTTTGCAGACTCAGAAGAATAA
- a CDS encoding SDR family NAD(P)-dependent oxidoreductase, whose amino-acid sequence MKKIAVITGASSGLGMEFAKQLDKLSEVDEIWLIARREERLRDLASKLRTASVVISADLSQEDWESDFVQRLEHAANADNAKIEYLINSAGLGINEKFMDTSLAANTNMLDVNMRSLTRICYLAIPFMNKGGKILNIASVAAFMPQHKFSVYAASKAYVLNFSRALNSELEDITVIAVCPNPMETEFFAKGEVPKGFKKIGVEKVEKVARKALRRAKRGKDISLQSFPAHVVRFISRILPHNFVLWFERKSDL is encoded by the coding sequence ATGAAAAAAATAGCAGTAATAACAGGAGCGTCTTCTGGACTAGGAATGGAGTTTGCTAAGCAGTTAGACAAACTAAGTGAAGTAGACGAAATTTGGTTGATTGCTAGACGAGAAGAGAGACTTAGAGATTTAGCAAGTAAATTACGAACTGCATCCGTAGTTATATCAGCAGATTTGAGCCAAGAAGATTGGGAAAGTGACTTTGTCCAAAGATTAGAGCACGCTGCTAATGCTGACAATGCTAAAATTGAGTATTTGATTAATTCCGCAGGTTTGGGTATTAATGAGAAATTTATGGATACGAGTTTAGCAGCTAATACTAATATGCTGGATGTAAATATGCGTAGTTTAACTAGAATCTGTTATTTAGCAATTCCCTTCATGAACAAAGGTGGGAAAATCTTAAATATTGCTTCAGTAGCAGCGTTTATGCCACAACATAAATTTAGTGTATATGCCGCAAGTAAGGCATATGTGCTGAACTTCTCTAGAGCTTTAAATAGTGAGTTAGAAGATATTACAGTTATTGCAGTTTGCCCTAACCCTATGGAGACTGAGTTTTTTGCTAAAGGTGAAGTACCAAAAGGTTTCAAGAAAATTGGTGTAGAAAAAGTCGAGAAGGTTGCTAGAAAGGCATTGAGAAGAGCGAAGCGTGGCAAGGACATATCTTTGCAAAGTTTCCCAGCTCATGTGGTGCGTTTTATCTCCAGGATTCTGCCACATAATTTCGTGCTTTGGTTCGAAAGAAAAAGTGATCTTTAA